The genome window AATCACCCATGAACACCGCTGCCAGCGTCGAAAGGACCAGCGCAGCCAGCCCGCCGAAAACTAATGTGTCGTCGATCCCGCCGCCACCGTCGCCACCGCTGCTGCCGCCAGCGTCGCCTAACGCTTCCTCGAGTTCTTCGGTCTGGTCCCGGAGTGCGTCGATTTGCTCAAGCGTTTCATCCGTATCAATCTCTGTTGGGTCAGCAACGGAATCAATGTGCTGTGTGTAGTTGACCGAGGGCACTATCTCCATGCTCTCGATTTTTTCGCCCTCTTCGAGTTCTGTCTCTTCGACGTAATAGACGTCGTACTCTTGGCTGTCGTCGTCTTCGTCGTCGTCTTCGTCGTCGTCGGCTTCGGCAAGCTCGAGATCGGCGAGCGAAACCCACGTTTCGTTGTCCTCGCCTTCGATCATTACGCCGTAAGCGTCGTCCTTTTCCTCAATTTGCTCCGGCGGGTCGTCCCCTTCGTAGACGGTCACTCGCCCGTCTTCGCCCGCTTCTACGGTAGAATAGTCAAGGTCGGCATCTACACTCTCCAACCCGTCTACTTCTTTGATCTTCAGCGGCTCGTCACCGGGTAAAACGACCGTCTCATAGCCGTCTTCGTCCTCTTCAAGATAACCGAAGTACGCCATTCGGTAGTCATCTTCTCCTAACTCTACACCGGGAGCAACCTGCATCGTCTCACCGTCTTCGAACTGCGGGTATAGCCTGCCCCAGACGGGTTCTGCGCCTAATTCTGAGTGTTTGACGAGAGCAGTATAGCCACTCTCATCAGGGACGTTCGCACCAATAGCGAGCAGTTCTGCCTCGAATCGGCTCTGTTCGCTGGAGTCGGCGAACTGAGTCGCGATATCACTGGACGAGATCAGATCGTCCGGGTCGACGGCTCCCGTCTCTATGCCGTCGTGAACCGTGTCCACGTAGTCGTCAAGTTTCCCGTTTATCTCGTCGTAGTCGTCTTCGATTTGCTCATGCACATCCCGCATTTTCTTCCAGTGGCCCAGCGGGTCGATGGTGTCCCAATCGCTGTGTTGGATTCGGAACCGAACCTCTCGACGGTCGAAGGTCCCGGTCATATCGAAACTACCCGGACGTTCGACGGGTGCCCACTCTTCGAATGGGTGGTGCCAGTGCTCGTCGTTTCTCATCACTGCGGCGACGTAGAGATCATCGTCCCGTCCGTTTAACTCGCTGGCGTCTACTGGCGTCTCTACAGGCACCATATAGACGATATAGCCGTCTTCACCATCGGGCTGTGATGCTTCGATAGGCACCCATTCGTCGTCTACGTCCTCCGGCTTGACAGGCTGCGGAGTGCCACCCTCACTGTCGCTGTGTGGTCCACTCGCGTTACGCACGTAACGCTCCCACACCGAAATGTCAAGAGACCCGGTCTCTTCCGAATCTAAGACGATCTCCTCGATAATGGAGTTGATGAACGTATTCCAACTCTCAACGAGGTTCGTCATGCTCGTGGTGACAGTTTCGTTCAACTCTCGTTGAGCGTCAGCCATCGTGGTTCCGGTTTCTTCGCCCTCCGCTGCGTCTCCTGCCGTTCTCGTGCTGATGTTACTCCATGCAGTCCGCTCGAACGGCGTTTCAGAAGCGTCTAAGAACTCCCTCTCTGCTTCGTCGATGAACGAGCTACCAGCCTCGTGTGCGGAGCTAACCGCTTGGTAGATTCTGTCTTCTGTTACACTGGTCGAATCAATGTTAGGCTCCGACGACCGATACTCTGCAAGGGCATAGCCCGCCGCACCTCCCGCCGCGGTCCCGGCTGCTGCCGCCCCTCCTGCGACGACTATGGGAGCGACCGCCTCCGCGTTCCCTACTGGTCCGTTGTCGGTAGCGGACGCCCCCGCACCGATCGCGCCGACGGCGCCAGCCGACGCCCCGATCCGCTTGAGGTATCCGCGCCTCGAGCAACTGCTATCGTCCGTCGAACTATCAGAATCAGTCATGGTTAGTTACTCCGTGCGGCCAGCATTCCGGCGGTGGCCAGCGCCGCGATCGCGACGACGACACCAAAGCCGGGCACCGAGTCAGCCCCGCCGACGCCACCGCCGATCAGTCTATCATCTATGCGCTCGACCGACTCAATCGCGTCGTCGTCACCTTCGACAACGACGGTGTGCTCGTCGCCGTTCTCCAGGTCGTCGTAGTCCGACCAGTCGAAGGTAGTCACAAGCGTCTGGCCCGCGTCCGCGTCGAGCGAGTTGTTTTCGACCGGCTCACCGTCGTCGTACTCGTCAGCGTCGTAGAACAGTACCTCAGCCGTTGCGTTCTCGTCGTCAATTGAGTCGTTGAACGTTACCTCGAGCTCGAGGGAATCGTCCTCACTCTCGAGAGTTACGTTATCTGCGAACTGTTCTTCGGTCGCCGCGCCGACACCGACCATCATGACGGCCATGAGTCCGACCAGAAGGATACCGGCGGCCGCGCCGACCGTAAGGCGTACAGCGAGTTGTTCCCAGTCCGATTCGACAATCTGTGTGTTATCAACGTGTGTCATTGAAATGGTGAAATTAGGTGGCTACGGGCTACGCTCCTGGGTAATCGACGACATTGGCCGACTCGGCAAGGTCGTAGACGCCCGCGATGAACAGCAGTGTCGCGACCATCACGCCCAACTCGGTCCCGAGTGTGTCGAACAGCGTCCAGTCTGCCAGAGCGTACGGCAGCCAGAGAATCGTTGCAAGCGCCAGCAGGGCGGTCACGCCCATGCGAACTGCACTATTGTGTGCCATGCTACGTTAGTAAGTTATCTACCCAAAAGCTAGATATACCGGAAACCGCCGGAACCAAGGTTTGTAGATGAAACCACTGTCACAACCTTTATCACTAGTCGGGTTGCCCGCCGGATATGGCAGTAAACAAGCTCAGACAACTCGATCAGCACAGTTTCGGCGTGACGCTGCCAAAAGACGAACTCCGAAGCGAGGGACTGGTTGATGAAAACGGTGAGTTGGTCGACGAACAGCACTTCTACGTCCAACAAACCGACGACGGTGAATGGACGATCAAGCGAATCGAGCAGGTCGAATTAGCCTAACCAGGCGACCTTTTCGCGTTCTCGTTGCTGTGCCTCCGGCGAGTAGGTTCCTCTGTAGTGCTCGAGGAAGGTCTCTAAATCGTTCCAGCCACCCCAGTCGATCACCAGGAGCGGATCGACGTCGGCTGCTGCCAGCGCGGTTGCCCAGGTGCGCCGGAGATCGTGAAAGCCCAGGTAGCGCCAGCCGTCGTCGTTCGTCTCGTCGGCCAGCTCGTCAGCGGCCGCCGCGAGCCACCGCCGCAACGAGCGCGTCGTCGAGATCTCGAGCAGCGGCGTACTCGCTGGCGCGTCGCGGACGTCGGCCACCGTGCGGATGGTCGTTGCTAAGTCACGCGGGACGGGCGTCTCGCGGAACTGGTCGCCTTTCCCGTGCCAGACACGGAGGACGGTCCCAGCGTCGGTGTTGACGACGTCCTCCGGTGAGACGTCGAGCACTTCGTGAGAGCGGAGCCCGCAGCGGGCACCGAGCGAGAAGGCGAGTCGCTGTTGAGTGTCTTGGGCGACCTCGAGCAACTGTGCTACTTCGGACTGGCTGAGCCAGACCTTCATGTCGTCGCGGTTGGCGTGCTGTTGGAGATTCATGTCCGGGTTGCGAGCAAGGCGGACGGCAACCCGGTGGATAGTCAGTGTTTCGGAGGGGTTGGACGAGGCGATCGAGGCGGTTCACGTCCGACTTTTCGACATTAGCGGACTCTATCCTTTTAGACGCACATGAGTGACAGCCAAGCCGCTTCTGAAAGCGGTGTAGCATTAGCCGAATTATTATTACAGATGAGGGACCAAGCTTGAGTATGTCAAATGAGCTGTACTCTGAAACCCCTCACGAAGCGATCGAGCTATACTTAGAAAACAATTCAAATTTTAAAAAGGTGGACAACTGGGAAAGAGAAGAAGACTCACAATTCACACTAGATGAATTTGAAGAGAAATTGGAAAACACATTTGATGGCGAATTGGATCGTTCGTCAATAGAGGGAGTTAAATCAGTCTTTTTGATACGCTATCGTCTTTTTAATTCTGATGGAGAATTTATTGGGTTTGCTACGTTCAGCGCGATACCACATCAATCAGACCACTGGGAAGTGGCGATTTGGGAATCAGGAGTTTAACCGCTTGAGACCAATAGGAAGCACAAACGAATGCGGGCTGAGGCAATTGCTGAGATAGTCTGTATGGTCGTCAGGCACTGTTACGAGTTTGAATAGGCATAGGCCCACATTGTTTTTCGATTCAACATTCGTATTGTATTGACTGATACATCTCTTAGTGATCAACGGTTGTATAAGTAACAAATAAGTGCAAACAACACTGGGTATGGATTAAGAATGAACCCTGATGGTGATGGAGCCTCGTACGCGAGAGCTCAACTAAAAGAAGCAAAACGTAGGTTGGAATCAGTACATGACAGAACATCAAATGTAGAGAAAGAAGAAATTGTCGGTGCAATTGATCAAAGAACGGACGATCTTGTTGTCGGCAATCAAATTAAAGAAATACCGGAAGAATATAGGAACTATGTTGTCTTAGGGAAGAGAGAAACGAGATCTGTTGATATTGAAGGGCATATTCAAAATATCATAATAGATTGTCAAATGACGATTGAATTGTCCGTAAAGTCAATGTTTAAAGCGGTGGGCCAAGATTTTGACTATTCTCATGCAATAGGGTTTGGGTCGCACAACACACAAGGATTTAACAATAGGATTCCAAATGAATTCCCAAGAAGAGAAGAAATAGTTCGAGCCATTTTTCTAACTCAACTTTGGGAAAAGTTCTATGAACTTGCAAAATATGGTGCCCCAGAACTGAATGCAGAGCCCTCTGTGATCTTTGATATAGATGATGGGGAGAGAGCAATGAACGACGCTACGTTTTGCGTTGAGTTAGCTGAAGACTTTATTGAATACGTTGATG of Natrarchaeobaculum sulfurireducens contains these proteins:
- a CDS encoding PGF-CTERM sorting domain-containing protein; this translates as MTHVDNTQIVESDWEQLAVRLTVGAAAGILLVGLMAVMMVGVGAATEEQFADNVTLESEDDSLELEVTFNDSIDDENATAEVLFYDADEYDDGEPVENNSLDADAGQTLVTTFDWSDYDDLENGDEHTVVVEGDDDAIESVERIDDRLIGGGVGGADSVPGFGVVVAIAALATAGMLAARSN
- a CDS encoding site-specific integrase, producing the protein MNLQQHANRDDMKVWLSQSEVAQLLEVAQDTQQRLAFSLGARCGLRSHEVLDVSPEDVVNTDAGTVLRVWHGKGDQFRETPVPRDLATTIRTVADVRDAPASTPLLEISTTRSLRRWLAAAADELADETNDDGWRYLGFHDLRRTWATALAAADVDPLLVIDWGGWNDLETFLEHYRGTYSPEAQQREREKVAWLG